The Gammaproteobacteria bacterium DNA segment TCAGCGTGCGGGCGCGCCGTCCGGGGGATTCCGCCGAGAACGGGCGCCACTCGAGGACCTCGCCGCTTCGGGCATCGAGCACGAGCGTATGCCGATGCTGCGGCTGCCCGCCGTTGCCTCGGTCGATCGTGAGCGCGACCTGCGTCGCCGCGGCATCCGGCAACGGGATCGTGATGCGATTCCAGGCTTCCGAATGCGCGGCGGCGAGCGCGAGCAGGGCGTCGAGCGAAAGGGGCGGGGCGAACGCCGCCGGCTCGGCTCGCGCCGTCTCGGTACGTGCAGGCGGCGGGCCGCCGCGGCCTCGCGCGGGCGGCTCCTCTCCGAAGCTCCGATAGACCAGGTCGTTGGCCCATCCGTAAGAGAAGACGACGGCGGTCGCGACGACCACGGCCAGCGGAATCGCCGACCAGATCCCGAACACGTGATGCCAGTTGAAATCGCGCGCCTTGCCGCTCTCGGCGCGCGGGTTGAACAGCAGCCGCGTCTTGAACGCAGCCCAGCGGTACACCCGCGGCAGCCACAAATACATACCGCTGAGGATCAGGAACAGGAACATCAAATTGCTCGCGCCGGTGATCGCGCGCGGAATCGCGCGGCCGTCGCCCTCCGCATTGAACCAGCGGTGCCAGCCGGTCACGGCGTCGAAGAACGCGCGCAAACCTTCGGCGCCTTCGCCGAGCACCTCGCCGGTGTACCGATCGACGTAAAGCGAGCGTGACCGTCCGGCGCTGACGGCGACTGGGGCGGCGGGATCGCGCGGGACCGTCACCGACGTCGGGCGGAACTGCGGCGCCTGCTGCTCGACCGCCGCAACCAGCGCGTCGATCGAGCGCGCTTCCCGCCCTGCCGGCTCGCGGTGCATCGACCGTTCCGCCCAGGCGACCACTTGCCGCTCGTAAGTCAGCAGCACACCCGTCGCGGACATCATCAGGATGACGATGCCGGCGGTGACGCCGCAGGCGAGATGGATCCAGAACACCGTCTTTCGAATCACGATCGACCTCTTTCGCAGCCTGAGCACGCCGTCGAGCTTATTGCAACATTCTCTCATTTGCCAACGCTTCTCATTCGCGCTAGCGGCGACGGCCCCGGGCGCAGACCCGATGCGCGGATTTGTTGCTAACATTCCCGGCTCGATCTGCGACGGCATCCGGGAGGAGAATTGCCGGATTCCCCCAGTGCGGCTTCGTCGCCTCCCGCGACGCGCGGCTCCTCGCCGTCCGGCCGAGGAGCGCCCCCGTGCCCGCCCGGCTCGAGTCGGCCGCTGATCGTCGGCGTCGGAGTCTCCGCCGGCGGGACCGAAGCGTTGCTCGCGCTGCTGCGCGCGACCCCGCCTCGGTCGGGCATCGCGTTCGTGATCATCCCGGACGGCCCGCCGCATGCCGAAGGGAGCTGGCCCGCGGCGCTGGAGCACGAAGCGATCGCGCCGGTCCAAGAGGTCGCGAGCGACACCCCGGTCGAGCCGAACGCGGTTTACCTTCCCGCCCCCGGCATGGCGCTGACGATTCGCGGCGGCGTGTTGCACGCGTCGAAGTGCAGGCGCGCGCGCGGCGCCGCTCCCCTCGACAGGTTCCTCGCCACGCTCGCCGCGGACGCGGGCGAGCGCGGCGTCGCCGTCGTGCTGTCCGGCGGCGGGCTGTGGGGCGTCGGGGGCTTGCGCGACATCAAGGAGAACGGCGGCCTCACGATCGTCGAAGAGCCGCCGAACGGCGCCGCGGACTGCATGCCGAAGACGGCGTTCGCGATGGCGCACGTGGACATGATCCTGCCGGTGGAGCGGATGCCGGAGAAGCTGCTGAGCTACGCGCAGCACTCCTATCTTCAGCCGGCAGCCGCCGATTCGTCCGGCGATGCTCCGCAGCGGCTCCGCGACGAGGAGCTGCTGGCGATCACCGAGCTGCTGCGGCGGGAGACGACGCACGACTTCCGCCGCTACCGCAAGAACACGCTGTCGCGCCGCATTCAGCGCCGGATGGGCTTGAACCAGATCGAGCGGGCATCCGAGTACCTCGAGCTGCTGCACGCGAATCGTCTCGAGGTGCAAGCGCTGCGCCGCGATCTGCTGATTTGCGTGACACGCTTCTTCCGCGACCGCGAGGCGTGGGCGGTGCTCGAGCAGCGGGTCCTGCGCGAGCTCGCGGCGAGCGACGACGGGAGCGCGCCGATCCGCGCGTGGGTGCCCGGCTGCGCGACCGGAGAAGAGGCCTATACGCTCGCGATGCTGCTGCACGAGCGAAACGAAGCCGCGGGCCGCGCTGCGCGCAGTGTTCAGGTCTTCGCCACCGACGTGGCAGAGGATGCGCTCGACGCGGCGCGGTCCGGGCTCTACCCGTTATCGATCGAAAACGACGTGTCGAGCGAGAGGCTCGCGCGATTTTTCGTTCGAGAAGGCAACGAGTATCGCGTGTCGAAGCAGCTGCGCGAGTCGGTGATCTTCGCGGAGCAGAATGTGCTCGCGCAACCGCCGTTCTCGCGGCTCGATTTGATTTGCTGCCGAAACCTGCTGATCTATCTCGAGCCGGACGCGCAGCGCCGCGTGATGGTTGCGTTCCAATATGCGCTGAAGCACGGCGGATACCTGTTTCTCGGCACCTCCGAGACCGTCGGCGCAGCACAGCCGCTGTTCGCGCCGGTATCGAAGAAGTGGCGCATTTACCGCCGCACGGGCATCACGGCGGCGTTGCCGGTCGGCCAGTTCGCGGACGTGAGCCTGCGGCTGCCGAACCTGCGCGCTCCGGCGCCGCTGCCGCTGCGGCTTCCGGCGCGCTCGCGGGGGATCCCCGAGCGCGTGCAAAGGCAATTGTTGAAGGAGCTCGATCGAGGCGTTGCCGTCGTCGACTCGCAAGGGCGGCTGCTGTATTTGCACGGCGCCGCGGATCTGTACCTGCAGCTATCGCTCGGGGAGGTCGGCACGGAAGCGCCGAACGTGCTCGAGCTCGCGCGCGAGGGGCTGCGCTCGAAGCTGCGCGCCGCGCTTCGCAGCGTCCGCCGCACGGGCGAGCCTGCCGAGTTCGAATTCCGCGTGCTCCGCGACGGCCGTCTGCGGCGCTGCAGCGGCAAGATCCGGCCGCTCGAGGGCGGCGCTGCCGACGACGGCTTGTTGCTGTTGAGCTTCGAGCCTGTCGCGCAGATCCAAGCTCCGTCTGCGCCCGCGGAGCTCGACCACGAGCCGGGCGAGGAGGGCCTCGTGCAGGAGCTCCGCCAGGAGCTCGGCGCCGTGCGCGAGCAGCTGAACAGCACCATCGAGGATCTCGAGGCCGCGAACGACGCGCTCAAGGCTTCTCACGAGGAAGCCATCTCGATGAACGAGGAGCTCCAAGCGGGCAACGAGGAGCTCGAGACCTCGAGGGAGGAGCTTCAGTCCCTGAACGAGGAGCTCACGACGCTCAACGCGCAGCTCGAGGCCAAGGTCGCGGAGCTTCAGACGACGACGGCCGACCTCGACAATCTCCTCACGAGCAGCCACGTGCCGACGCTGATCCTCGACACCGAGTGGCGGATACGCCGCTTCACGCCGTCTTGCACGGAGCTCTTCAATCTCATCGCCGCGGACATCGGCCGGCCGCTTACGGACATCGCCGCGACGATCGATGATCCGTGGCTCGTCGAGGACGGCCGTGCCGTGCTCCGCGATCTGCAGCCCCGCGAGCGCCAGCTGCACAGCCGGGCCGACGATCGGCACTACCAGCGGCGCGTCCTGCCGTACCGCACGCCGGACGATCGGGTCGAGGGCGTCGTGCTGACGTTCGCCGACGTCACCGAGCTTCAGCGCACGACGGAGAAGCTGCGCCGGCGCGAGCGGCAACAAGAGGCGCTTGCGGGATTCGGGCGGCGGGCGCTGGGCGAGAAGGATCTCGACGCGCTGATCCAGGACGCGGTGCGCACCGTGCAGGAGACGTTCGAGGCCGACTTCGTGAAGTTGCTCGAGGTCCTTCCGGACGGCCGCCTGCTGGTTCGGGCCGGGCACGGGTGGCGGGAAGGCGTGATCGGCCACGTCACGATCGATGAGGGAAGCGACTCTCAGGCCGTATATACCCTCGCGTCCAACACGCCGGTGGTCGTCCGCAATCTGAACGACGATGCCCGCTTCGGCACGCCAACGCTGCTGCTCGAGCA contains these protein-coding regions:
- a CDS encoding PepSY-associated TM helix domain-containing protein; the protein is MIRKTVFWIHLACGVTAGIVILMMSATGVLLTYERQVVAWAERSMHREPAGREARSIDALVAAVEQQAPQFRPTSVTVPRDPAAPVAVSAGRSRSLYVDRYTGEVLGEGAEGLRAFFDAVTGWHRWFNAEGDGRAIPRAITGASNLMFLFLILSGMYLWLPRVYRWAAFKTRLLFNPRAESGKARDFNWHHVFGIWSAIPLAVVVATAVVFSYGWANDLVYRSFGEEPPARGRGGPPPARTETARAEPAAFAPPLSLDALLALAAAHSEAWNRITIPLPDAAATQVALTIDRGNGGQPQHRHTLVLDARSGEVLEWRPFSAESPGRRARTLIRYLHTGEALGLVGQTIAGLVSLTSLVMVWTGLALAYRRLIRPLLRQG
- a CDS encoding CheR family methyltransferase; the encoded protein is MPDSPSAASSPPATRGSSPSGRGAPPCPPGSSRPLIVGVGVSAGGTEALLALLRATPPRSGIAFVIIPDGPPHAEGSWPAALEHEAIAPVQEVASDTPVEPNAVYLPAPGMALTIRGGVLHASKCRRARGAAPLDRFLATLAADAGERGVAVVLSGGGLWGVGGLRDIKENGGLTIVEEPPNGAADCMPKTAFAMAHVDMILPVERMPEKLLSYAQHSYLQPAAADSSGDAPQRLRDEELLAITELLRRETTHDFRRYRKNTLSRRIQRRMGLNQIERASEYLELLHANRLEVQALRRDLLICVTRFFRDREAWAVLEQRVLRELAASDDGSAPIRAWVPGCATGEEAYTLAMLLHERNEAAGRAARSVQVFATDVAEDALDAARSGLYPLSIENDVSSERLARFFVREGNEYRVSKQLRESVIFAEQNVLAQPPFSRLDLICCRNLLIYLEPDAQRRVMVAFQYALKHGGYLFLGTSETVGAAQPLFAPVSKKWRIYRRTGITAALPVGQFADVSLRLPNLRAPAPLPLRLPARSRGIPERVQRQLLKELDRGVAVVDSQGRLLYLHGAADLYLQLSLGEVGTEAPNVLELAREGLRSKLRAALRSVRRTGEPAEFEFRVLRDGRLRRCSGKIRPLEGGAADDGLLLLSFEPVAQIQAPSAPAELDHEPGEEGLVQELRQELGAVREQLNSTIEDLEAANDALKASHEEAISMNEELQAGNEELETSREELQSLNEELTTLNAQLEAKVAELQTTTADLDNLLTSSHVPTLILDTEWRIRRFTPSCTELFNLIAADIGRPLTDIAATIDDPWLVEDGRAVLRDLQPRERQLHSRADDRHYQRRVLPYRTPDDRVEGVVLTFADVTELQRTTEKLRRRERQQEALAGFGRRALGEKDLDALIQDAVRTVQETFEADFVKLLEVLPDGRLLVRAGHGWREGVIGHVTIDEGSDSQAVYTLASNTPVVVRNLNDDARFGTPTLLLEHGVVSGLSTIIPGADGPIGVLGVHTRHEATFSADDIDFIDGIARTLSEAIERRRGDEAVRAAEERLRLATLATNLGTWDYHPQTDELVASARSKELFGLPPDAEIRYRTYLERVHPEDRRRVDEATRRGLDPSGGGHCELEYRTAPGPDGSVRWIRDIRQTFFADGRPVRMIGTLEDVTQRKEAEQADRERLQLAEQLRRLADATPGTLFTFRVRSDGGPPAFPYTSPNVRDTWGLEPEDVANDAAPLFARIHPEDGRRLAEITKESAAKMGMWHAQFRYAHPRKGNVWIESYASPVAEPDGTILWHGIALDITEMKLAEHELREARRIAETADRAKGEFLANMSHEIRTPMSAILGYAEILAGQLEDPDNLQSLDTIRTNGLYLLEIIDDILDLSRIEAGKLELDLRRVQPAALVWEVHSLLRLHAAEKGLALEVEFDGRLPESIETDPTRLKQILINLVENAIKFTDEGEVRIVVCLMPAESQLRFDIVDTGCGIPDTTLAKLFQPFTQADSSVTRRFGGSGLGLSISRALSRMLGGDITVSTKVGEGSTFTLTVATGDLKGVGLFDPRARSGVSAGVRVEVRALACSVLVVDDRRDMRYLAQHMLEEAGARVALAADGREAIRCVDEAAARGAPFDAILLDMQMPVVDGYAAAKELRARGYDKPIIALTANAMKQDERKCLGCGCDDYLSKPLARATLVNTVAYYTQDVTAAELADRRRAYGFAPAAAAREAAATKVLLVDDNRDSCTLLKLLLKNAGCEVVVAGDAEAAEAACSASGFDVAVVDLGLPDMPGEELVRRLRGRPELSGCRFICLSGRGPKEIDWRAAGFDHFVQKPARFEELKRLVGLGARE